The segment CCGACCCGATCCCGGCGGGGCTGACCAACGCGGCCACGACGACGCCGGGCTGTTCGATCACCGGTTCCACACTGACCTGCACCGGTGGCGCGCTCCCGGTCGGTGACAGCAGTGCCGTCTCCCTGACGGGTACGGCGGCGGCCGACGCCACCAGCATCGCCAACACCGCCACCGTGGACGGCGACGACCCGGACCCGAACCCCAACAACAACACCGACACCACGACCACCACGGTCAACCTGTCGGTGGATCTGGCCCTGACGAAGACCGGCCCCGCGTCGGTCACCGCCGGGGGCGGGGTCTCGTACACCATCACCGTCACCAACAACGGACCGTCCGACTCGACCGGCTGGACCGTTGCCGACGCCATTCCGGCGGGGCTGTTGAACGCGGCTACCACGACGTCCGGTTGTTCGATCAGTGCCGGGACGCTGACGTGTACGGGTGGTGCCCTGGCCGCCGGTGACAGCACCACCATCGCCCTGACCGGGACGGCGGCTGCGAATGTCACGAGCATCGTGAACACGGCCACCGTGGACGGTGACGATCCGGACCCGAACCCGAACAACAACGAGGACACCACGACCACCACGGTCAGCCGTTCGGTGGATCTGGCCCTGACGAAGACCGGCCCCACCGCGGTGGCCGTCGGCGACGAGGTCTCGTACGCGATCACGGTGACGAACAACGGACCGTCGGACTCGACCGGCTGGACCGTGTCCGACCCGATTCCGGCGGGGCTGTTGAACGCGGCTACCACGACGTCCGGTTGTTCGATCAGTGCCGGGACGCTGACGTGTACAGGTGGTGCCCTGGCCGCCGGTGACAGCACCACCGTCACCCTGACCGGGACGGCGGCGGCGAATGTCACGAGCATCGTGAACACGGCCACCGTGGACGGTGACGACCCGGACCCGAACCCGAACAACAACGAGGACACCACCACCACGACCGTGTCCCCGCCTCCCGTACCGGAAGTGGATCTCGCGGTAACGAAGACCGGTCCCGCGAGCGTCTCGCCCGGGGACACGGTGACGTACACGATCACGGTGTCCAACAACGGCCCCGACCCCTCCACCGGCTGGACGGTCACCGACCCGATTCCGGCGGGGCTGTTGAACGCGGCTACCACGACGGCCGGCTGTTCGATCAGTGCCGGGACGCTGACCTGCACCAGTGGCGCGCTCGCCGTCGGCAGCAGCCGGACGATCACCCTCACCGGGACGGCGGCGGCGAACGTCACCCGCATCGTCAACCGGACGACGGTGGACGGCGAGGAATCCGACCCGAACCCCGACAACAACCAGGACTCGACGACCACGACCGTGGGCCGGTCCGCGGACCTCGCCGTGAACAAGTCGGCCCCGGCATCGGTGACCGCCGGGGGCGGGGTCTCGTACACGATCACGGTGACGAACAACGGACCGTCGGACTCGACCGGCTGGACCGTGTCCGACCCGATTCCGGCGGGACTGTTGAACGCGGCCACCTCCACGGCCGGCTGTTCGATCAGTGCCGGGACGCTGACCTGCACCGGTGGCGCGCTCGCCGTCGGCGACAGCCGGACGATCACGCTGACCGGGACCGCCGCTCAGAGCGCGACCAGGATCGTGAACACCGTCACGGTCAACGGCGACGACCCGGACCCGAACCCGAACAACAACGAGGACACCACCACGACGACGGTGTCGCCCCCACCGCAGCCCGAGGCGGATCTGGCGGTGATGAAGACCGGTCCGGCGACCGTGGACGCGGGCGGTCGGATCTCGTACACGATCACCATCACGAACAACGGTCCGGATGACTCGTCCGGGTGGACGCTGACCGACACCCTGCCCGCGCAGATCCAGAACCCGTCCACCGGCAGTGCCGGATGCGGTATCGGGGCGGGGCGGCTCACCTGCACCGGCGGACCGCTGGCGGTGGGCGACAGTGTGACGGTGACGGTCTCCGGCACAGTGGCGGACGACGCGACCGGCACCATCACCAACACCGCCACCGTCACGGGTGACGACCCCGATCCGAACCCCGACAACAACACCAACACCACCAACACACCCGTCAACGGTCGGCCGGGGCTGACCATCACCAAGAAGCAGAACGGCCCCACGACCGTGCGGCCCGGAGCCACCGTCGACTACACCATCACGGTGACCAACACCGGCAGCACCACCTACACCGCCGCGGATCCGGCATCGTTCACCGACGACCTGAGCGGTCTGCTGGACGACGCCGGCTACAACGGTGACGCCACCGCCAGCCGGGGCACCGTCACCTACAACGCACCCGTCCTCAGCTGGAGCGGCGCCCTCGCACCCGGCCAGACCGCGACGATCACCTTCTCCGTCACCACCAGCAGCCGTCCGTTCGGTGATCTGAAGTTGATCAACACCGTGGTCTCCGACACCCCCGGCAACAACTGCACGCCGGGCGGCGGCGACCCCCGCTGCACCACCAACGGCAAGGTCGAGCCGAAGGACAAGGACAAAGGCAAGGACAAGGGAGGCAAGGGCAAGGGGTAAGAGGAGAGCCCGCGTCGACTGAACAAGACGCGGACGATCACCGGGGTTGTGCCCGGGGCTCATGGGCCCCGGGCACAACGCGTTCGGGTGACTCGGCCAGGTCCTCCGGTGATGCGGATCCCGGCCGCCCGGGGCAGCTCCTAGGCTCAGTCGCCGTCAGCGGTCCGGCCGGCGACGGTCCGATGAACCCGTCGATCACAGACAGGAACCGAGATGGTGCGAAGCGCGGAGTCCGATTCGGTACGGTCCGGGGCCGGACTCTTTCCGAAGGTGCTGGCACTGATCGCGCTGGCGATGTTCCTGACGGCTTGTGAAGCGCCGCCCGGCAGCGATGATTCCGGTGATCGGCGGGCCGGCGGCGCGAAGGCGCCCCGCACGTTCTCCTTGCCACGAGCCGGTGGCCACCCGGTGGATGTGGTGGAACTCAAGGGCGGGACGGACCGGAAGATCACGGCCCCCGACGATGCCGGCAGGATCGGCCTGTCGGCGGCCGGTGTCCTCCCCGGCAGCAAGGGCGCGGCAGTGCTCAGCGGCCGGGTGGGAACGAAGGACCGCCCCGGCCCTCTCTATGGCCTCACCCGGGCCGCGGTCGGCGACAAGGCGAGGATCACGCACGCGGACGGCACCACGACCACCTTCACCATCGGCCGCATCCAGATGATCAGCCGGGAACTTCCGACCGCCGCCGAGGCGGCCAAGGACCCGCACGGGCGCGAACTGCGCATCATCGCCCTCGTACCGCCGCCGCCCCCCAGAGGCGAGAAGGGTGAGAAGGACGGGAAGGGTGAGAAGGACGGGAAGGGGGAGAAGGGCGAGCAGGCGGAGGACCGTGGCCCCGTCTCCGAGCAGGTCGGACTGCTGGTGTCCGCCACCGCCTCCCGCTGACCGGACTCAGTCGCCGCTCCGTGTCCCCCACACATACACCTGGTCGCCGATCCGCAGGCCGTTCCACAGTGCCTTGGCGTCGTCGTAACGGAGATTGATACAGCCGTGGGAGCCGGGGTCCTCGAAAATGGGCCGGTAGCTGGCGTGCAGGGCCTGCCCACCGCTGAAGAACTGGGCGAACGGCATCGGCCCCTCGTACTGGGTGGACCAGAACTCCTTCTCCCGCTGGAATATCTCGAACCAGCCCGTCCGCGTCCCGTATCCCGGCATCCCCGTACGGGCCGGAACCGGCCGGAAGATCACCCGGCCCGCATCCTCCACCCACAGGATCTGCCGGTTCTTGTCCACGCACACCACCACGCCGTCGGTGTCCGGGCACCCCCTGATCCCATCGCCCTCGGCCAGCGCCTGCTCCCACACCACCGCGCGGTAGGTGTGCAGACCCGCGTATCCCTGGGCGGGTTCGATGCCGTGCTTCCGCTGGAACGCGGCGATCGCCGCACAGTCCGCGGCCGACTGCCGCCCGTCGGCCGTGAGGCCGAGATGTGCCTCGACCGTCCTCTGGTACGGCCCCGCCTCCCCTTGGCACTCCACGGCCACCGTGGCCGTGGGCTCTGCCGCGGCA is part of the Streptomyces qinzhouensis genome and harbors:
- a CDS encoding beta strand repeat-containing protein codes for the protein MHGSPRRGRRFGALFSAGLVLGAQLVALGVALPTAGAAHAAAAPGAPGLPQGPPVIYAEGFENGTGQTPILLSAYTGAPPVNAKYTAAPAWIDAAHCNGIILDQSGANNAACQAQSATAMAELKSMANVLGQVAGSATPANNHAVSAYTDGANPGANKVEIQTINPIPLVTSNRFITFSVDVAAVNCNVSAPLLNFFLTGSGPDIPANNQAINPCTDPRSSTYNVGARPIQAGSFASDSSVLFTGSAVGVKMTNANGSGLGNDHAYDNIRILDVTPQLDKGFSPASVPQGGTSTLTFTITNTSETAEKNGFSFSDALPSGVTVAAVPNAATTCGSASLTAVPGTGVVGLSGGVLAAGAQSCTFTVDVTSNTPGTYVNEPVDVTVSGLNPPGPATLIVTVPGSPTITKSANAETFATGDVIMYSFVVTNTASAPLNAIQVTDNGPGTPAVSCPFTTLAAGAFMTCTATYTALATDAATGTITDTASVTGTVNGNTVNGTSNEVVIPLRSLTVTKSADPGRFTAAGQTITYIFRVTNNGRVPLTNLNVTDNGPGSPAVTCPGGSLDPGETVNCTAIYTTTAADVTAGSITDTAQATGTAPDGELARDTSNTVTIPFIAPEADLALTKTGPASVNPGGQITYVLTITNNGPDDSSGWTVTDPIPAGLTNAATTTPGCSITGGTLTCTGGALPVGDSTTISLTGTAAPGATGVTNTATVTGDDDDPNPNNNTDTTTTTVTPASVDLALTKTGPASVTVGGQVAYTITVTNNGPDDSTGWTVTDPIPAGLTNAATTTPGCSITGSTLTCTGGALPVGDSSAVSLTGTAAADATSIANTATVDGDDPDPNPNNNTDTTTTTVNLSVDLALTKTGPASVTAGGGVSYTITVTNNGPSDSTGWTVADAIPAGLLNAATTTSGCSISAGTLTCTGGALAAGDSTTIALTGTAAANVTSIVNTATVDGDDPDPNPNNNEDTTTTTVSRSVDLALTKTGPTAVAVGDEVSYAITVTNNGPSDSTGWTVSDPIPAGLLNAATTTSGCSISAGTLTCTGGALAAGDSTTVTLTGTAAANVTSIVNTATVDGDDPDPNPNNNEDTTTTTVSPPPVPEVDLAVTKTGPASVSPGDTVTYTITVSNNGPDPSTGWTVTDPIPAGLLNAATTTAGCSISAGTLTCTSGALAVGSSRTITLTGTAAANVTRIVNRTTVDGEESDPNPDNNQDSTTTTVGRSADLAVNKSAPASVTAGGGVSYTITVTNNGPSDSTGWTVSDPIPAGLLNAATSTAGCSISAGTLTCTGGALAVGDSRTITLTGTAAQSATRIVNTVTVNGDDPDPNPNNNEDTTTTTVSPPPQPEADLAVMKTGPATVDAGGRISYTITITNNGPDDSSGWTLTDTLPAQIQNPSTGSAGCGIGAGRLTCTGGPLAVGDSVTVTVSGTVADDATGTITNTATVTGDDPDPNPDNNTNTTNTPVNGRPGLTITKKQNGPTTVRPGATVDYTITVTNTGSTTYTAADPASFTDDLSGLLDDAGYNGDATASRGTVTYNAPVLSWSGALAPGQTATITFSVTTSSRPFGDLKLINTVVSDTPGNNCTPGGGDPRCTTNGKVEPKDKDKGKDKGGKGKG
- a CDS encoding class F sortase, translated to MVRSAESDSVRSGAGLFPKVLALIALAMFLTACEAPPGSDDSGDRRAGGAKAPRTFSLPRAGGHPVDVVELKGGTDRKITAPDDAGRIGLSAAGVLPGSKGAAVLSGRVGTKDRPGPLYGLTRAAVGDKARITHADGTTTTFTIGRIQMISRELPTAAEAAKDPHGRELRIIALVPPPPPRGEKGEKDGKGEKDGKGEKGEQAEDRGPVSEQVGLLVSATASR
- a CDS encoding L,D-transpeptidase, which encodes MRPGRSAPLWAGPLVAALTFLGLPGAPAAQAAGWDGSPARSPGTGAAAEPTATVAVECQGEAGPYQRTVEAHLGLTADGRQSAADCAAIAAFQRKHGIEPAQGYAGLHTYRAVVWEQALAEGDGIRGCPDTDGVVVCVDKNRQILWVEDAGRVIFRPVPARTGMPGYGTRTGWFEIFQREKEFWSTQYEGPMPFAQFFSGGQALHASYRPIFEDPGSHGCINLRYDDAKALWNGLRIGDQVYVWGTRSGD